The region GCAATTCCGTTTATTCCCGGACATGCTGCCGTTCGTGCGCCAGATCCAGATCGCCACCGACTTCGCCAAGGGCTGCGGCGCGCGCCTGGCCGGCGTGGCCGTGCCACCGTATGAAGATAGCGAACAGAGCTTTGCGGAACTGAAAGCGCGCATCGTGAAAACCATCGCCTTCCTGGAAAGCCTGCCGCAAGCGGACATCGACGGCAGCGAAACGCGCGCCATCACCACCGGCAGCGGCGAAAAGACCAAGCACTTCACGGGCCAGACCTATCTGTTCCACTACGCGCTGCCGCACTTCTTCTTCCACGCGACGACGGCGTACGACATCCTGCGCCATAACGGCATTGAAGTCGGCAAGAAAGATTTTATCGGTAGTTATTAATCGCTAGCGTCAACAGTACCGGGGTCAGACCCTCGCGACCGCCAACGCTGAGCTCTGCGTTAGCGGCCTTGGGGGTCTGACCCCAGCAGTTGCAGTTGGGTTAAATCAGGTATTCCTGCGCGGATACCCTTGCGAAAGAATCCGCACCCACACCACTTCCTTCTCCTCATCCGTCATCGACACCCAGTGGGCCACTTCCACGACGCTGCGGCCACAGCCACGGCAGATTTCATCGAAAGTCGTCGAACACACGGCCACGCAGGGCGTATCGGGACGCGGCGGCAATTCCTTGTCAGCCATCAAGACACCTTCGGCAAACCGAGCTTTTCCCAGCCTTCGGTGCCCAGCGCTTCCAGGGTGGCGATATTCTTGTCAAAGATTTCCGACGCTTCCGGGAACGCCTCGACGGCGCGCTCGATGCTGTCTTCGCGCAGCAGGTGCAGGGTCGGGTACGGCGAACGGTTGGTGTAGTTGCTGATGTCGTCCTCGAACGTCTCGGCAAACTGGTAATTCGGGTGGAAACTGGCCACTTGCAGTTCGCCCGCCAGGTGCATGTCTTCGACGGCCGCGTCGGCCACATCGAGGAACTCGTTGTAGTCGAGGAAATCGTTCAAGGTGTAAGGATGGATCAGCAGGGTCGTGTCGATTTGCTCGGGATCCGTGTCGGCCAGGGTTTGCAGCTCGTCCATCAGCATCGCCAGCAGATCTTCGGGATTGCTCGACTCGCACACCACATAGCGGATCTGCTTCTTGACGTGCACGGCCTTGGCGAACGGGCACAGGTTCAGGCCGATCACGGCCTTTTCCAGCCAGGCAACGGTATTGGCGATGATGACGGTGTTGTCGTCGTCGTGGCGCGGCGGGGTGTTCATATACTTGACTCTCTATCAATATGGCGACCGGCGGCTGAATGGCCGGACAAAGCCAAATTGTACGCACTTTTGCGCAGCCTCATGCCAGGCGCCA is a window of Janthinobacterium rivuli DNA encoding:
- a CDS encoding DUF1993 domain-containing protein, whose product is MTFSIYSASIPVFKQILGSLAAILDKAETHAQDKKIDPNALLQFRLFPDMLPFVRQIQIATDFAKGCGARLAGVAVPPYEDSEQSFAELKARIVKTIAFLESLPQADIDGSETRAITTGSGEKTKHFTGQTYLFHYALPHFFFHATTAYDILRHNGIEVGKKDFIGSY
- a CDS encoding DUF1289 domain-containing protein — encoded protein: MADKELPPRPDTPCVAVCSTTFDEICRGCGRSVVEVAHWVSMTDEEKEVVWVRILSQGYPRRNT
- a CDS encoding DUF1415 domain-containing protein, which encodes MNTPPRHDDDNTVIIANTVAWLEKAVIGLNLCPFAKAVHVKKQIRYVVCESSNPEDLLAMLMDELQTLADTDPEQIDTTLLIHPYTLNDFLDYNEFLDVADAAVEDMHLAGELQVASFHPNYQFAETFEDDISNYTNRSPYPTLHLLREDSIERAVEAFPEASEIFDKNIATLEALGTEGWEKLGLPKVS